The following are from one region of the Chloracidobacterium sp. genome:
- a CDS encoding sigma 54-interacting transcriptional regulator: MALTKIEFDNPEGLSLERKVRMHEAREAIIERLARDLPESIDIERFLNVVVSEIGRMLEADRCDVLQLVGDKELRISHEWRRDDRIPSSQGTVIPIDRKRLSEQFDISKPIRINDTARTKDPTLKFFTKALETRSLLIIPISLSGSVIGLLGLHDTTKPREWLEEEVQFLESIARQLAIGYQYTRLYVAQEQETKRTNALLEIANTLNSHSDFNEVSARALERAISLVGADYGALGVIDQSGKKISLASFKAAEGVTPGRLLRMVESHGKSLNIDTFPAVAELIRDGKTMSLTDTSLPLTIRLIFNKTLGGKAALLTPVRVGGTTFGLLGFVWSDQITFEEHDVALVEGIADQIGTALERDQLSAEVMRLKSELHQRQSEIIGQAPAIRRAIELAINVADANTTVLIQGESGTGKELLANLIHFNSGREGKPYIKINCGAIPETLLESELFGHEKGAFTDARSQRKGRFEEADGGTLFLDEIGEMSMQAQVRLLRVLQDGEFTRVGGKQVIKSDVRVIAASNLDLDAASKDGRFRSDLYYRLSVFPITLPPLRDRPEDVHPLVFHFLERYKEKTGRFISGISKEALRALVSYEWPGNVRELENAIERAVIIASGRQIELDDLPESISKRAFEAYAIVRQERAKAAADGRSIAIELELPSSMEEIEQKVIEAMLEYTEGDKSRAARLLDIGRKTLYRKLEQYETGEHEKAGSL; the protein is encoded by the coding sequence ATGGCTCTCACCAAAATAGAATTCGACAATCCGGAAGGCCTTTCGTTGGAACGTAAAGTGCGAATGCATGAAGCGCGCGAGGCGATCATCGAGCGCCTCGCCCGCGACCTTCCGGAGAGCATCGACATCGAGCGATTTCTGAACGTGGTCGTCTCCGAGATCGGCCGAATGCTCGAAGCCGACCGCTGCGATGTACTCCAGCTCGTCGGTGATAAGGAATTACGGATCAGCCACGAATGGCGTCGCGATGATCGGATCCCGTCGAGCCAGGGCACCGTGATCCCGATCGATCGTAAACGGCTCTCCGAACAGTTCGATATCTCAAAGCCGATCCGGATCAACGACACGGCCAGGACCAAAGATCCAACGCTGAAATTTTTTACCAAGGCCCTTGAGACGCGTTCACTGCTTATCATTCCGATATCGCTAAGCGGAAGCGTTATCGGTCTGCTCGGTCTTCACGATACGACCAAGCCGCGTGAATGGCTCGAAGAAGAGGTTCAGTTTCTCGAATCGATCGCCCGTCAGCTTGCGATCGGCTACCAATATACCCGCCTGTACGTCGCGCAGGAGCAGGAAACAAAACGCACGAACGCGCTGCTCGAGATAGCCAATACGCTCAATTCACACTCGGATTTTAACGAGGTCTCGGCCCGCGCTCTGGAACGCGCGATCAGCTTGGTCGGTGCCGACTATGGAGCGCTCGGCGTGATCGATCAGTCCGGGAAAAAGATCTCGCTCGCTTCGTTTAAGGCGGCCGAGGGCGTCACGCCGGGCCGTCTGCTTCGCATGGTCGAATCCCACGGTAAGTCGCTTAATATCGACACATTCCCCGCGGTCGCTGAACTGATCCGCGACGGCAAAACGATGTCTTTGACCGATACGTCGCTGCCCCTGACGATAAGACTCATCTTCAACAAAACGCTTGGCGGCAAGGCCGCTCTCTTGACGCCGGTTCGCGTCGGCGGCACGACCTTTGGCCTGCTCGGCTTCGTTTGGAGCGATCAGATCACATTCGAGGAACACGATGTCGCATTGGTCGAGGGCATCGCCGACCAAATAGGAACCGCACTCGAACGCGACCAACTCTCGGCCGAGGTGATGAGGCTCAAGAGCGAACTGCACCAACGGCAAAGCGAGATCATCGGCCAGGCACCGGCGATCCGGCGGGCGATCGAATTGGCGATCAACGTCGCCGATGCGAACACGACCGTTCTGATACAAGGCGAATCGGGGACGGGTAAGGAACTGCTGGCGAACCTGATCCATTTCAACTCAGGCCGCGAGGGCAAACCGTACATCAAGATCAATTGCGGAGCGATACCCGAGACTCTGCTCGAATCGGAGCTTTTTGGCCATGAGAAAGGTGCCTTCACCGACGCCCGTTCGCAGCGCAAAGGCCGCTTCGAAGAGGCCGATGGCGGAACGCTTTTTCTCGATGAGATCGGCGAGATGTCGATGCAGGCTCAGGTAAGGCTCCTGCGCGTGCTTCAGGACGGTGAATTTACCCGCGTCGGCGGCAAACAGGTGATCAAGTCCGACGTCCGTGTGATCGCGGCCAGCAATCTCGATCTCGATGCGGCGTCAAAGGACGGGCGTTTCCGCAGCGATCTCTATTACCGCTTGTCGGTCTTCCCGATCACGCTGCCGCCGCTCCGCGACCGGCCAGAAGACGTTCATCCGCTCGTGTTTCACTTTTTGGAGCGTTATAAAGAAAAGACCGGCCGCTTCATTTCAGGAATTTCGAAAGAGGCGTTGCGTGCGCTTGTGAGCTATGAATGGCCGGGCAACGTCCGCGAACTTGAAAATGCCATCGAGCGGGCGGTGATCATCGCCTCGGGTCGGCAGATCGAGCTTGACGACCTCCCTGAATCGATCAGCAAGCGGGCATTCGAGGCCTACGCCATCGTCCGGCAGGAGCGTGCAAAGGCCGCTGCCGACGGACGATCGATCGCGATCGAGCTCGAACTTCCTTCATCTATGGAAGAGATCGAGCAAAAGGTCATCGAAGCAATGCTTGAATATACCGAGGGCGACAAATCGCGGGCGGCGCGCCTGCTTGATATCGGGCGTAAGACCCTTTATCGCAAATTGGAACAGTACGAGACCGGCGAACACGAAAAAGCGGGCAGCCTCTGA
- a CDS encoding histidine triad nucleotide-binding protein: MNSTDCIFCKIIAGEIPSEIVHADGICVAFNDVSPQAPTHILVVPRAHVDSLDKTEDNQSEMLGHLLLTAAQIAREKDLAENGYRIVINTNSDGGQTVFHLHVHLLGGRPFIFPPG, translated from the coding sequence ATGAACAGCACCGACTGTATTTTCTGCAAGATAATTGCGGGCGAAATTCCATCCGAGATAGTTCATGCGGACGGCATCTGCGTTGCGTTCAACGACGTCTCGCCCCAGGCACCGACCCACATTCTGGTCGTTCCGCGGGCCCATGTCGATTCGCTCGATAAGACCGAAGACAACCAGAGCGAAATGCTCGGGCATCTTCTGTTAACGGCCGCCCAGATCGCGAGGGAAAAGGATCTTGCCGAAAACGGATATCGCATCGTGATCAACACTAACAGCGATGGCGGCCAAACGGTCTTCCATTTGCACGTGCATTTGCTCGGCGGACGTCCGTTCATTTTCCCGCCGGGATGA
- a CDS encoding tetratricopeptide repeat protein produces the protein MRFRILIVITIAAAVLQLGCSGTQQNGADVNAQQNDTANAAFANADEALAEGSRLLDAGETERAIEVLNQAVAMNGDLAEAYFRLGIAYSLVEFRDQVAADESVEPTPTPVPGEKKPKEIRSNSEIAFEKAVAAYKRMIAANREDHLAYYNMGRSYNKLNEDEDAAKALRQAVELKPDDSEYHTELGSILIKLAKYPEAVGALKKAIELDPNNLEAEELLEKAEAGRKRISFTTLPKDDKKASNSNTNSNSAPDEPASNKKPGPPVGGDKPKPPVANRPKQP, from the coding sequence ATGAGATTTCGGATCCTGATCGTCATTACTATTGCTGCCGCAGTCCTTCAACTCGGATGTTCGGGCACCCAACAGAATGGCGCCGATGTCAACGCTCAACAGAACGACACGGCGAACGCGGCGTTTGCGAACGCCGACGAAGCGCTTGCGGAAGGAAGCCGCCTTCTTGATGCGGGCGAGACCGAGCGGGCGATCGAGGTCCTGAACCAGGCTGTTGCGATGAATGGCGATCTTGCCGAAGCATACTTTCGGTTAGGCATCGCCTATTCGCTTGTCGAGTTTCGCGATCAGGTCGCGGCTGATGAGTCGGTCGAACCGACGCCGACCCCGGTTCCCGGTGAAAAGAAACCGAAAGAGATCAGATCGAACTCCGAGATCGCGTTTGAAAAGGCGGTCGCTGCTTATAAACGGATGATCGCCGCAAATCGTGAAGATCACCTCGCCTATTACAATATGGGCCGTTCGTACAACAAGCTCAACGAAGACGAAGACGCGGCAAAAGCGCTTCGCCAGGCAGTTGAATTGAAACCGGACGATTCTGAATATCACACCGAATTGGGTTCGATCCTGATAAAGCTTGCCAAGTATCCAGAGGCCGTCGGCGCGCTCAAAAAGGCCATAGAGCTCGACCCAAACAATCTCGAAGCTGAAGAATTGCTCGAAAAGGCCGAGGCCGGCAGAAAAAGGATAAGTTTCACGACCCTTCCAAAAGACGATAAGAAGGCTTCGAACTCGAATACAAATTCGAATTCGGCGCCCGATGAACCCGCAAGCAATAAAAAACCCGGCCCTCCCGTTGGCGGCGACAAACCAAAACCACCTGTCGCAAATAGGCCGAAGCAGCCGTAG
- the murA gene encoding UDP-N-acetylglucosamine 1-carboxyvinyltransferase, whose amino-acid sequence MDKFLIRGGKPLKGAVKVSGAKNSALPCLAAALLTGETVTLNNVPYVKDLITQRRLLEDLGATVLTPELRVHRVTANHIETFEAPYELVKTMRASVLALGPLLARFGKAKVSLPGGCAIGTRPIDLHLKAFEKLGAAVSLESGDVVATAPRGRLVGAAIDFEKVTVTGTENVMMAAALASGRTTIHNAACEPEIEDLAELLNKMGAKIEGAGTSTIEIEGVESLGGAEHSIIPDRIETGTFLVAAAITGGELEVQDCRPDHLVAVISKLRETGVEIDEADATTLRVRVRPEGLTSSDVTTEPHPHFPTDMQAQYMALMTQAEGTSRITETIFENRFMHASELIRMGADIQVSGNTAVVRGKTRLTGAPIIASDLRASASLVLAGLCADGETLIDRVYHIDRGYETIVRKLRSVGADIERIKENIETAAV is encoded by the coding sequence ATGGACAAATTCTTGATCAGAGGCGGAAAGCCTCTCAAAGGCGCGGTCAAGGTCAGCGGAGCCAAAAACTCGGCTCTGCCGTGCCTTGCTGCGGCTCTTTTGACGGGCGAAACGGTCACGCTGAACAACGTGCCGTACGTGAAGGACCTGATAACGCAGCGGCGATTGCTTGAGGATCTCGGAGCAACTGTGCTGACGCCCGAACTCAGGGTCCACAGGGTGACTGCGAACCACATCGAAACTTTCGAAGCACCGTACGAGCTGGTAAAGACCATGAGGGCGAGCGTTTTGGCCCTCGGGCCGCTTCTTGCCCGTTTTGGAAAGGCGAAGGTCAGCTTGCCGGGCGGGTGCGCCATCGGTACACGCCCGATCGATCTTCATCTGAAGGCCTTCGAAAAGCTCGGTGCTGCGGTCTCGCTCGAATCGGGCGACGTCGTCGCGACGGCACCGCGAGGTCGGCTTGTCGGTGCGGCGATCGATTTTGAGAAAGTGACCGTTACGGGTACCGAGAATGTGATGATGGCCGCGGCACTGGCCTCGGGACGGACGACGATACACAATGCGGCGTGCGAGCCCGAGATCGAAGATCTGGCTGAACTTCTGAACAAAATGGGAGCAAAGATCGAAGGCGCCGGCACATCGACGATCGAGATCGAAGGGGTCGAATCGCTTGGCGGTGCCGAACATTCGATAATACCCGACCGTATCGAGACCGGAACGTTCCTCGTTGCCGCCGCTATCACGGGCGGCGAGTTGGAGGTGCAGGATTGTCGGCCCGACCACCTCGTGGCGGTGATCTCAAAACTGCGTGAGACCGGTGTCGAGATCGACGAAGCCGATGCCACGACGCTTCGGGTACGGGTAAGGCCCGAAGGCCTGACGTCGAGCGATGTAACGACCGAACCGCATCCGCATTTCCCGACCGACATGCAGGCACAGTATATGGCCCTTATGACCCAGGCAGAAGGCACATCGCGCATCACCGAAACGATCTTTGAGAATCGGTTCATGCACGCATCCGAGCTTATTCGAATGGGCGCCGATATCCAGGTCTCCGGCAATACGGCCGTGGTCCGAGGCAAGACGAGGCTTACCGGTGCGCCGATAATCGCCTCCGACCTCAGGGCGTCGGCATCGCTGGTGCTGGCCGGACTATGCGCTGACGGCGAAACCCTTATCGACCGCGTATACCATATCGACCGTGGCTATGAGACGATCGTCCGCAAACTTCGGTCGGTCGGCGCTGACATCGAGCGGATCAAGGAAAATATAGAAACAGCCGCGGTTTGA
- a CDS encoding gluconokinase, which yields MKKELILGLDIGSSSVRGALFEPSGKIVPKTLVRDQRMLTATRDGGAEIDADKAFRQVIATIDAVFSRAAHSNATITTVASCTFWHSLMGIDDYGKPTTPVYGWADNRSRGLVEPLRKRFNESETHNRTGVRFHSSFWPAKLLWIRKRQPETWARTARWMSFGDYVSLKLFGQIVTGVSMASGTGIFDLRKCEWDADLLEYLKITSRRLPPVASPSDDLTLKLTSKWQKHWPRLSNAEWKLPVADGVASNIGSGCINETKAALMIGTSGALRVVYRGDPPKKIPSGLWCYRVDRERVVVGGALSDGGGLYDRLKQILRVDMSDAAIGKEMARRGADAHGLTLMPFFAGERSTGYNENGAGSIHGLTMAHDAVDILQAAMESVAYRFAGILDQLRSVFPKLDVVASGGALNASPVWAQIIADVLGRDILITNEPEASLRGAVLLALKNTGKIDLTDTFSAAKTKTISFHPECHAIYRTARKRHQGVYEATQRSDP from the coding sequence GTGAAAAAAGAACTCATCTTAGGACTGGATATCGGCTCGTCGAGCGTTCGTGGGGCTTTGTTTGAACCGTCAGGCAAGATCGTGCCGAAGACACTGGTGCGCGACCAACGAATGTTGACCGCAACACGCGATGGCGGTGCCGAGATCGATGCGGACAAGGCGTTTCGCCAGGTTATTGCAACGATCGACGCTGTCTTCTCACGCGCGGCCCACAGCAACGCGACCATCACCACGGTTGCGTCGTGCACATTTTGGCACAGCTTGATGGGCATCGATGATTACGGAAAGCCGACCACGCCCGTCTACGGTTGGGCCGACAACCGCAGCCGCGGTCTGGTTGAACCCCTGCGAAAACGGTTCAACGAATCTGAAACACACAACCGGACCGGTGTCCGCTTTCATTCCAGCTTTTGGCCCGCAAAGCTGCTCTGGATAAGAAAAAGGCAGCCGGAAACCTGGGCACGAACGGCCAGGTGGATGTCTTTCGGCGACTATGTTTCACTCAAGCTATTTGGACAAATTGTTACAGGCGTTTCGATGGCTTCCGGGACCGGGATCTTTGACCTGAGGAAGTGTGAATGGGACGCGGATCTGCTTGAATATCTAAAGATCACTTCCCGAAGACTGCCGCCGGTTGCCTCACCGAGCGACGATCTCACACTCAAACTCACATCGAAATGGCAGAAGCATTGGCCGCGACTTTCAAATGCTGAATGGAAGCTGCCCGTAGCCGACGGCGTGGCCAGCAATATCGGGTCGGGATGCATCAACGAAACGAAAGCGGCGTTGATGATCGGTACATCGGGGGCGTTGCGCGTTGTTTACAGAGGCGATCCGCCAAAGAAGATCCCGAGCGGGCTCTGGTGCTACCGCGTCGACCGCGAGCGTGTGGTCGTAGGCGGAGCTCTCTCGGATGGCGGCGGCCTATACGATCGGCTGAAGCAGATCCTTCGGGTCGATATGTCCGATGCGGCGATCGGCAAGGAAATGGCACGCCGCGGCGCCGATGCTCACGGCCTGACCTTGATGCCTTTCTTCGCGGGCGAACGCAGCACCGGCTATAACGAGAATGGGGCCGGCTCGATCCACGGCCTGACGATGGCTCATGATGCGGTCGACATATTGCAGGCCGCAATGGAATCGGTCGCCTACCGGTTTGCAGGTATTCTCGATCAGCTCAGGTCGGTCTTTCCCAAACTTGACGTCGTGGCATCAGGCGGAGCGTTGAACGCTTCACCGGTCTGGGCTCAGATCATCGCAGACGTTCTTGGCCGCGATATTCTGATAACAAATGAACCGGAAGCATCTTTACGCGGAGCCGTTTTGCTTGCGCTCAAGAACACTGGCAAAATAGACCTTACCGACACGTTTTCAGCAGCAAAGACTAAGACAATTTCGTTTCATCCTGAGTGCCACGCGATCTATAGAACGGCGAGGAAACGTCACCAAGGTGTTTACGAAGCAACCCAAAGATCCGATCCATGA
- a CDS encoding DUF2071 domain-containing protein encodes MKKFLTAEWRDLIMANYEVPPELLASRVPAGTALDLHEGRCFVSLVGFMFLDTRVLDFLVPFHVNFEEVNLRFYVRRETEEEVRRGVVFVKEIVPRAAIAMIARQLYGEPYERWRMSHFRDALHVRYSWEKGECRNTISVESGANLGVPGEGSHEEFIIEHYWGYTKRRGGRTDEYKVGHPKWELFEAGNPHIDVDFGCTYGDEFAFLNDERPYSVVLAKGSDIAVYKGAKMNI; translated from the coding sequence ATGAAAAAGTTTCTTACAGCCGAATGGCGCGACCTGATAATGGCGAACTACGAGGTTCCGCCCGAGCTTTTGGCTTCGCGTGTTCCCGCCGGAACCGCGCTCGATCTTCACGAAGGCAGGTGCTTCGTCAGCCTTGTCGGGTTTATGTTCCTCGACACGCGTGTGTTGGATTTCCTCGTGCCTTTTCACGTCAATTTCGAAGAGGTCAATCTCCGTTTTTATGTGCGTCGCGAGACGGAGGAAGAAGTTCGGCGCGGAGTCGTCTTTGTAAAGGAGATCGTGCCGCGGGCAGCGATAGCGATGATCGCCCGGCAGCTCTACGGCGAGCCCTACGAACGCTGGCGGATGTCGCACTTCCGCGACGCTTTGCACGTCCGATACTCTTGGGAAAAAGGCGAATGCCGCAACACGATAAGCGTCGAGAGCGGCGCCAACCTCGGCGTACCGGGCGAGGGCTCGCACGAGGAGTTCATTATCGAACACTACTGGGGCTACACAAAACGCCGCGGCGGCAGGACGGACGAATACAAGGTCGGGCATCCTAAATGGGAGCTCTTCGAGGCGGGCAACCCGCATATCGACGTCGATTTCGGCTGTACGTACGGCGATGAATTCGCGTTTTTGAATGACGAAAGACCGTACTCGGTCGTGCTTGCCAAGGGCTCTGACATCGCGGTCTATAAGGGTGCGAAAATGAATATATGA
- a CDS encoding DUF962 domain-containing protein, with translation MMGGRSWDDWIEEYADGHQHPVNRLTHSFGIPMIAVSILMIPVCFFVSGLWMFALGLFIVGWILQFIGHYFEGKPPEFFKDWRFLFVGLRWWFKKVVGVK, from the coding sequence ATGATGGGTGGAAGAAGCTGGGACGATTGGATCGAGGAATACGCCGACGGCCATCAGCATCCCGTAAATCGGCTGACGCATAGCTTCGGTATTCCGATGATCGCGGTCTCGATATTGATGATACCGGTTTGCTTTTTCGTCAGCGGGCTTTGGATGTTTGCATTGGGCCTGTTCATAGTTGGGTGGATACTGCAGTTCATCGGGCATTATTTCGAAGGCAAGCCGCCCGAGTTCTTTAAAGATTGGCGTTTTCTTTTCGTCGGCCTTCGATGGTGGTTCAAGAAAGTGGTCGGCGTGAAGTGA
- a CDS encoding dihydrofolate reductase — translation MIIGIVAIAKNHAIGKGGKLPWHYPADLRFFKQATTGSAVVMGMNTWASIGKPLPDRLNIVLSRSGNIEVQPSVVLLRSKEEVIAISAYLNCDVFIIGGAKTYESFADVIDKWIVTEVPETIEDADVFMPASFTDGFDVQGELALGEGLMARIFQRRPN, via the coding sequence ATGATCATCGGCATCGTAGCCATCGCAAAAAACCACGCTATCGGCAAGGGCGGAAAGCTGCCGTGGCATTATCCCGCCGACCTTAGGTTCTTCAAGCAGGCAACGACTGGCAGCGCCGTCGTGATGGGGATGAACACGTGGGCTTCGATCGGGAAGCCTCTGCCCGACCGGCTCAATATCGTCCTCAGCCGAAGCGGAAATATCGAGGTTCAGCCGAGTGTCGTGCTGCTGAGAAGTAAGGAAGAGGTGATCGCTATTTCGGCCTACTTGAATTGTGACGTTTTCATCATCGGCGGTGCGAAAACATACGAGAGTTTTGCCGACGTGATCGATAAATGGATCGTCACCGAAGTACCGGAGACGATCGAGGACGCCGACGTTTTTATGCCGGCAAGTTTCACCGATGGGTTTGATGTTCAGGGCGAACTCGCGCTTGGCGAAGGCCTGATGGCGCGCATCTTTCAACGCCGGCCGAACTGA
- the selB gene encoding selenocysteine-specific translation elongation factor — protein MDIIVGTAGHIDHGKTALVRALTGTDTDRLPEEKKRGITIDIGFAEMETENFHFGFVDVPGHERFVKNMLAGASGIDLVLLVIAADEGVMPQTREHFEICRLLGLKRGIVVLTKSDLVDDETLELARLDAAELVAGSFLESAPLVAVSSVSGKGVDELKAELMHSAAQFSSRSSAHVGLLPIDRTFTVKGFGAVVTGTLVTGEISDGAEMELLPSGRRVRVRGLQTHGRPVKTALAGQRTAVNIAGIDHSEVSRGMLLAEPGVISATQIIDSAIEMLESSPRPLRTRQRVRVHIGTAEVLARVLVLNETGEVAPGESGYVQLRLESATASYAGERFIIRSYSPQRTIGGGQVVIPVAVKHRKRDITETREFLRKLSLSFDQNAAFVRLIVLAAGAKGVSVRHLRSQTGWTEAITKASIAAAADSIEQIGDLLIGSAIVSMLMSNAGSTLASFHQSEPLAAGMPRETFREQAFGEIPNELIDAVVVRLNSEGMIVAEKELVRSAAHRTDLSPDESAFANRLLATLKEAKFEPPKIDEAIAASLGNLRPADAKKLIVLKLRSGEMIKVTDDHYFAASAIDELKAAVRSFADTSSDRVIDVAKFKEIAGVSRKYAIPLLEYFDRERVTVRAGDKRVVLK, from the coding sequence ATGGATATCATCGTCGGAACAGCCGGACACATTGATCATGGTAAGACCGCGCTCGTTCGGGCGCTGACGGGAACCGACACGGATCGCCTGCCCGAAGAAAAAAAACGCGGCATAACCATCGACATCGGGTTTGCCGAGATGGAAACCGAAAATTTCCATTTCGGGTTTGTCGATGTGCCGGGCCACGAGCGTTTCGTCAAGAATATGCTCGCGGGCGCCAGCGGCATCGACCTTGTGCTGCTTGTCATCGCCGCTGACGAGGGCGTGATGCCGCAGACACGCGAGCATTTCGAGATATGCCGCCTGCTCGGGCTGAAGCGCGGTATCGTTGTCCTGACGAAAAGCGATCTGGTCGACGACGAGACTCTTGAGCTTGCCCGTCTGGACGCCGCCGAACTCGTCGCCGGTTCGTTCCTTGAAAGTGCTCCGCTCGTTGCGGTAAGTTCGGTCAGCGGCAAGGGCGTCGACGAATTGAAAGCCGAGCTGATGCATTCGGCAGCGCAATTTTCATCGCGAAGCAGTGCTCATGTTGGGTTACTCCCGATCGACCGGACGTTTACCGTAAAGGGGTTTGGCGCGGTCGTCACCGGCACGCTCGTTACCGGCGAGATCAGCGATGGAGCCGAGATGGAACTGCTGCCGTCTGGCAGGCGTGTTCGCGTACGCGGCCTGCAGACACACGGACGTCCGGTAAAGACCGCGCTTGCCGGACAGCGGACCGCCGTAAATATCGCCGGCATCGATCACAGCGAGGTTTCGCGGGGCATGCTGCTTGCCGAACCGGGTGTGATCTCCGCGACGCAGATCATCGATTCGGCGATCGAGATGCTCGAAAGCTCGCCGCGGCCGCTCCGCACGCGGCAGCGTGTTCGGGTTCACATCGGAACCGCCGAGGTGCTTGCACGCGTTCTTGTATTGAATGAAACGGGCGAGGTCGCCCCGGGCGAGAGCGGTTACGTTCAGCTTCGGCTCGAATCCGCTACTGCCTCTTATGCGGGCGAACGCTTCATAATCCGCAGCTATTCTCCGCAGCGGACCATCGGCGGCGGACAGGTCGTGATCCCGGTTGCGGTAAAACACCGGAAGCGGGATATTACAGAAACACGAGAGTTCCTGCGGAAGCTTTCATTGTCTTTCGATCAGAACGCCGCGTTTGTCCGGTTGATCGTCCTGGCTGCCGGCGCCAAGGGTGTTTCAGTCAGGCACCTTCGTTCGCAGACGGGCTGGACCGAAGCGATCACGAAGGCGTCGATCGCCGCGGCCGCCGATTCTATAGAGCAGATCGGAGATCTCCTGATCGGTTCCGCCATCGTTTCAATGTTGATGTCCAACGCCGGATCGACGCTTGCCAGTTTTCATCAAAGCGAACCTCTCGCCGCCGGTATGCCGCGGGAAACGTTTCGCGAACAGGCGTTCGGCGAGATTCCGAACGAGCTGATCGACGCCGTCGTCGTCCGGCTGAACTCTGAAGGAATGATCGTCGCCGAGAAGGAACTCGTACGTTCGGCAGCGCACCGGACCGACCTTTCGCCCGATGAATCGGCATTCGCGAACCGTTTGCTCGCGACTCTGAAAGAAGCAAAGTTCGAACCGCCGAAGATCGACGAGGCGATCGCGGCTTCGCTCGGGAATCTGCGGCCAGCCGATGCGAAAAAACTCATCGTTTTGAAGCTGCGTTCGGGCGAGATGATCAAGGTGACGGACGACCACTATTTCGCGGCATCGGCGATCGATGAGCTTAAAGCAGCGGTGAGGAGTTTTGCCGATACGAGCAGCGACCGCGTGATAGATGTCGCGAAGTTCAAAGAGATAGCCGGCGTCTCGCGAAAATATGCTATACCTTTGCTGGAGTATTTTGACCGTGAACGCGTAACGGTTCGGGCGGGCGACAAGCGTGTGGTGCTGAAATGA
- a CDS encoding DUF2442 domain-containing protein yields the protein MSLSAANVQPLAIDVMCSDDALRVALADGRAISVPLDWFPRLESASPRERKNWRLIGGGLGIRWEAIDEDVSVENLLRLR from the coding sequence ATGAGCCTTTCAGCAGCAAACGTTCAGCCCTTGGCGATAGATGTGATGTGCAGCGATGACGCGCTGCGCGTTGCGCTTGCTGACGGCCGCGCGATCTCGGTCCCGCTGGACTGGTTTCCGCGGCTGGAAAGCGCATCGCCCCGCGAGCGCAAGAATTGGCGGCTTATCGGCGGCGGGCTCGGCATCCGCTGGGAAGCTATCGACGAGGACGTCTCGGTCGAAAATCTCCTGAGGCTCCGGTAG